One genomic segment of Culturomica massiliensis includes these proteins:
- a CDS encoding DUF4434 domain-containing protein, which yields MEKGSNNRRDFLKKMACGASAFMLPSMLSASEGHVDLEKLGAMESGSRASEKLDNKRFETPGIFKGMPIKATFLDEVSWDIPHQNWGIKEWDADFRAMKRMGIDTVVMIRSGLGKWIASPFDSLLATEDVYYPPVDLVELFLTLADKYDMKYFFGMYDSGKYWIEGSFQKEIDLNMRLIDEVWKKYGHHRSFQGWYLSQEISRRTKNMSKIYAEVGKHAKAVSGNLTTLVSPYIHGVKTDQVMSGDQAISVQQHEAEWNEILDNVKGAVDILAFQDGQVDYHELPGYLEINKKLADKYGMHCWTNIESFDRDMPIRFFPIKWEKLLLKLEAARKAGMENAITFEFSHFMSPNSAYLQAPCLYERYCEHFGIKL from the coding sequence ATGGAAAAAGGATCGAATAACCGAAGGGATTTTTTGAAAAAAATGGCTTGTGGAGCTTCTGCTTTTATGCTGCCGTCGATGCTTTCAGCCTCAGAGGGGCATGTGGATTTGGAAAAATTAGGGGCGATGGAAAGTGGAAGCCGGGCTTCGGAAAAATTGGACAACAAGCGTTTCGAAACACCGGGAATATTTAAGGGGATGCCGATTAAAGCGACTTTTTTGGATGAGGTCAGTTGGGATATTCCCCATCAGAATTGGGGGATAAAGGAATGGGATGCCGATTTCAGGGCGATGAAGAGAATGGGGATCGACACTGTCGTTATGATTCGTTCGGGCCTGGGAAAATGGATCGCTTCTCCTTTCGATTCGCTGTTGGCTACGGAAGATGTGTATTATCCTCCTGTAGATCTGGTCGAATTGTTTTTGACTTTGGCTGATAAATACGATATGAAATATTTTTTCGGTATGTATGATTCCGGGAAATATTGGATAGAGGGTTCTTTTCAGAAGGAGATCGATTTGAATATGCGGTTGATTGATGAAGTATGGAAAAAATACGGGCATCATCGCTCTTTCCAGGGATGGTATTTGTCACAGGAAATCAGCCGCCGCACCAAAAATATGTCGAAAATTTACGCTGAAGTCGGCAAACATGCCAAAGCTGTATCCGGGAATCTGACGACATTGGTTTCGCCTTATATTCATGGCGTAAAAACCGATCAGGTGATGTCCGGAGATCAGGCAATTTCTGTGCAGCAGCATGAAGCGGAGTGGAATGAGATTTTGGATAATGTGAAGGGGGCTGTGGATATTTTAGCATTTCAGGACGGTCAGGTCGATTATCATGAGTTGCCCGGCTACCTGGAGATCAATAAGAAGCTGGCCGATAAATACGGTATGCATTGCTGGACCAACATCGAGTCTTTTGACCGGGATATGCCGATTCGGTTTTTCCCGATCAAATGGGAGAAATTGTTATTGAAATTGGAAGCAGCCCGGAAGGCCGGTATGGAAAATGCCATAACATTTGAATTTTCTCATTTTATGAGTCCTAATTCGGCCTATCTGCAGGCGCCCTGTTTGTATGAGCGGTATTGTGAACATTTCGGTATAAAACTTTAA
- a CDS encoding alpha amylase family protein, whose translation MIKKLLLPLLIMLVLGAKAEVKPKYMWFDCEANYKRLSYPDSIAYYLNKVKKTGFTDVVVDIKSIMGEVLYKSDYAPYMGEWKGITRAGNYDMLGIFIKEARKIGLRVHASMNVFSGGHNFHQRGIIYKEHPEWQSQVYWIDRIMPISEMTWNYNGMLNPANPEVRKYELDIIKEVVKKYKDLDGIVLDRVRYDGITSDFSELSKKAFEKYARVKVEKFPEDLIYWTKENGKDVWKPGKHFKKWVEWRSWVITSFMEEVRKEVKKINSHLLLGDYTGAWYPVYYELGVNWASRKYDPSRHYDWATPSYKKTGYAHLLDVYMTGLYYNEVTIEEVKQLNEANMKNRTEAAMGEGRDYWYSVEGGTQLAKEIVCGDVPVTGSIYVDQYNGNREQFKRAVKMALQKGDGLMLFDIVHIINRDWWDTLEEAIQESTK comes from the coding sequence ATGATTAAAAAATTACTACTGCCCCTTCTGATTATGTTGGTTCTTGGGGCAAAAGCAGAGGTTAAACCGAAGTACATGTGGTTTGATTGTGAGGCTAACTACAAACGTTTGAGTTATCCGGATTCGATTGCTTATTATTTAAATAAGGTAAAGAAAACCGGTTTTACGGATGTGGTGGTGGATATCAAATCCATTATGGGTGAAGTGCTTTACAAAAGTGATTATGCCCCCTACATGGGTGAATGGAAAGGCATTACGCGTGCCGGAAATTATGATATGTTGGGCATTTTTATAAAAGAGGCCCGTAAGATCGGTCTGAGGGTACATGCGTCGATGAATGTTTTTAGCGGTGGTCATAATTTCCATCAGCGAGGCATTATTTATAAAGAGCATCCGGAATGGCAGTCGCAGGTGTATTGGATCGACCGGATTATGCCTATTTCTGAAATGACCTGGAATTATAACGGGATGCTCAATCCCGCGAATCCGGAAGTTCGGAAATACGAGCTGGATATTATCAAAGAGGTTGTGAAAAAGTACAAGGACCTGGACGGAATCGTGCTGGATCGGGTACGTTATGACGGTATTACCTCGGATTTCAGTGAGTTGTCCAAAAAAGCATTCGAAAAATACGCCCGGGTAAAAGTGGAGAAATTTCCGGAAGATTTGATTTATTGGACCAAAGAAAACGGTAAGGATGTGTGGAAGCCGGGAAAACATTTTAAAAAATGGGTAGAATGGCGGTCTTGGGTGATTACTTCTTTTATGGAAGAGGTACGGAAAGAAGTAAAAAAGATCAATAGTCACCTTTTACTGGGGGATTATACGGGAGCCTGGTATCCGGTGTATTATGAGTTGGGCGTAAATTGGGCAAGCCGGAAATACGATCCTTCCAGGCATTACGATTGGGCGACGCCTTCCTATAAAAAAACCGGATATGCCCATTTGCTGGATGTATACATGACCGGTCTGTATTATAACGAAGTAACGATTGAGGAGGTGAAGCAATTGAACGAGGCGAATATGAAAAACCGCACAGAGGCAGCGATGGGAGAAGGCCGTGATTATTGGTATTCTGTAGAAGGCGGTACTCAATTGGCCAAAGAGATCGTATGCGGCGATGTGCCTGTTACGGGCAGTATTTATGTCGATCAGTACAACGGCAACCGGGAACAATTTAAGCGGGCGGTAAAAATGGCTTTGCAAAAAGGAGACGGACTTATGCTGTTCGATATCGTTCATATCATCAACAGGGATTGGTGGGATACGCTGGAAGAAGCAATTCAAGAGTCAACTAAATAA
- a CDS encoding OmpP1/FadL family transporter, whose amino-acid sequence MRKLMIWALACILGNSVFAEGYQVNVLSAKQTGMGHVGTGMKLGAESMHFNPAGLVWLNNHMDISVGVSAVAAKAKYTHDGYSAKTDNPLSTPLYAYAGYRIYDNLAAGISLTTPYGNGLKWPKNWAGVNLIQDISLRSYVLQPTLSYKITDKLSVGVGLMLAIGNVNLSRALMSTADFQMIGNIIEQLPLPEEQKKYFVETIRDNKFPPAAATLDGKAGVRAGFNIGVLYDISDKVSVGISYRSKIKMRVKEGDASLDYANRAVEDLMGTLGKLAPMFAVPKYDQGSFRAELPLPSNTTIGVSYRPTNRWELALDLQYVGWNAYDSLNVYFNEPELGISPIKAKKDYKNTIIARIGAEYKATDRLDVRAGVYFDQSPIRKNNYNPETPGMNKIGMSAGLSFEPYKNLQFDFAFLYIQGIGRDGSYTYNNIVIPTQIDTFSGHYTSSAITASLGVSYKF is encoded by the coding sequence ATGAGAAAATTAATGATTTGGGCTTTGGCCTGTATATTGGGAAATTCAGTGTTTGCAGAAGGATATCAGGTAAATGTTTTGAGCGCTAAACAGACGGGCATGGGACATGTCGGAACGGGAATGAAACTGGGGGCTGAGAGTATGCATTTTAATCCGGCCGGGCTTGTTTGGCTGAACAACCATATGGACATTTCAGTCGGCGTGTCGGCTGTCGCAGCTAAGGCTAAGTATACCCATGACGGTTATTCGGCAAAGACGGATAATCCGTTAAGTACGCCTTTATATGCCTATGCCGGTTACCGGATATACGATAATCTGGCAGCCGGAATCAGTTTGACGACACCTTACGGGAATGGCTTGAAATGGCCGAAAAATTGGGCGGGAGTCAATTTAATACAGGATATTTCGTTGAGATCTTATGTGTTACAACCGACTCTTTCTTATAAGATTACGGATAAATTGAGTGTGGGTGTGGGTTTGATGTTGGCGATCGGAAATGTCAATTTATCCCGGGCTCTTATGAGTACGGCCGATTTTCAGATGATCGGTAATATTATCGAGCAGTTGCCGTTGCCCGAAGAGCAAAAGAAATATTTTGTCGAGACGATCCGGGATAATAAGTTCCCGCCTGCAGCGGCAACACTGGATGGGAAAGCCGGTGTGCGTGCCGGATTTAATATCGGCGTGTTGTATGACATTTCCGATAAAGTATCAGTAGGGATATCCTATCGTTCTAAAATAAAAATGCGGGTAAAAGAAGGAGATGCTTCTTTGGACTATGCCAATCGCGCTGTGGAGGATTTGATGGGAACTTTAGGAAAATTGGCGCCGATGTTTGCCGTGCCTAAATACGATCAGGGATCGTTCCGGGCAGAATTGCCCCTCCCTTCCAATACGACTATCGGCGTTAGTTACCGGCCGACAAACCGTTGGGAGTTGGCATTGGATTTACAATATGTCGGATGGAATGCTTACGATTCGCTGAATGTTTATTTTAATGAACCGGAATTGGGAATTTCACCGATTAAGGCTAAGAAGGATTATAAAAATACCATTATAGCGCGTATCGGTGCCGAGTATAAGGCAACGGACCGCCTGGATGTTCGTGCCGGTGTATATTTCGACCAAAGTCCGATTCGTAAGAATAATTATAATCCGGAAACACCGGGTATGAATAAAATCGGTATGTCTGCCGGATTGTCTTTCGAACCGTATAAAAATCTGCAATTCGATTTTGCATTCCTGTATATTCAGGGTATCGGGCGGGACGGTTCCTATACCTATAATAATATCGTAATACCGACCCAGATCGATACTTTTAGCGGACATTATACATCCAGTGCTATTACAGCTTCTTTGGGGGTATCGTATAAATTCTGA
- a CDS encoding FAD-dependent oxidoreductase encodes MKNRIILSVVFAALFFCSACSGPKTEVLVIGGSASGVAAGIQSARLGAKTIILEEHLWLGGMLTSAGVSAVDGNYRMPAGIFGEFRDSLVAHYGSLGALATGWVSNVLFEPSVGARIYKNMAAREPNLTVQYETKFISAEKTATGWKVVADHNGKQEVFEADILIDATELGDVAKACGVKYDIGIEDRNISGEAWAGDKNCDIIQDLTYAMILKDYGPEADMTIERPENYDPSLFYCSCKSQNCTDSVLKPWDFDMVMRYGKLPNNKYMINWPMQGNDYYTNIIEMDEKGREAELKKAKHRSLCYLYYMQHELGSKNLGLADDEYPTEDLLPFIPYHRESRRIQGVVRFNVNQILRPYDYTLYRTGIAVGDYPVDHHHQAYPNQEELKSLTFGPVPSYNVPMGVLLPKEVTDLIVAEKSVSVSNIVNGCTRLQPVVTQLGQAAGILAALAVKENRELREVTVREVQKVLLENGGYLMPYIDLPKDHPHFKALQRIGVCGILKGEGRSINWANETWFRKDEPVGVSELSQGLADLYPTFKMEASGEYLSVEETENLLVALGVFLEKEGITAEHIRKAWGDLGLRDYKPNRPVSREEFAVLFDHFLTPFDMIRVDINGMPV; translated from the coding sequence ATGAAAAATAGAATAATTTTATCGGTTGTATTTGCCGCTTTGTTTTTTTGCAGCGCTTGCTCCGGGCCTAAAACCGAGGTTTTGGTGATCGGAGGAAGTGCCAGCGGTGTGGCTGCGGGTATTCAGTCGGCACGTCTGGGAGCAAAGACGATCATATTGGAAGAACATTTGTGGCTGGGAGGTATGTTGACATCGGCAGGCGTCAGTGCCGTAGACGGTAATTACAGAATGCCGGCCGGGATATTCGGTGAATTCAGGGATAGCTTGGTGGCTCACTACGGGAGTCTGGGGGCTCTGGCTACCGGTTGGGTGAGCAATGTGTTGTTCGAACCCTCTGTCGGTGCCCGGATATACAAAAATATGGCAGCCCGTGAGCCTAATCTGACGGTACAATATGAGACAAAGTTTATTTCCGCAGAAAAAACGGCAACGGGCTGGAAAGTCGTGGCCGATCATAATGGAAAACAGGAGGTATTTGAAGCTGATATCCTGATCGATGCTACAGAATTGGGGGATGTGGCAAAAGCCTGCGGGGTAAAGTACGATATCGGGATTGAGGACCGGAATATCAGCGGAGAGGCCTGGGCCGGAGATAAAAACTGTGATATCATACAGGACCTGACATACGCCATGATTTTGAAAGATTATGGACCGGAAGCGGATATGACGATCGAACGTCCGGAAAATTATGATCCTTCTCTGTTTTACTGCTCCTGTAAATCCCAGAATTGTACCGATTCCGTGTTGAAACCCTGGGATTTCGATATGGTGATGCGATATGGAAAATTGCCGAATAACAAGTATATGATCAATTGGCCGATGCAGGGCAATGACTATTATACGAATATTATCGAAATGGATGAGAAAGGACGGGAAGCTGAACTGAAGAAAGCCAAACACCGTTCTTTGTGCTATTTGTATTATATGCAACATGAACTCGGAAGTAAAAATCTGGGCTTGGCGGATGATGAGTATCCGACGGAAGACTTGCTGCCTTTTATCCCGTATCACCGGGAATCCCGTCGTATACAGGGCGTGGTGCGTTTTAATGTGAATCAGATACTTCGTCCTTACGATTATACCTTGTATCGTACGGGGATTGCCGTCGGCGATTACCCGGTGGACCACCACCATCAGGCGTATCCGAATCAGGAAGAGCTGAAATCCCTGACATTCGGGCCGGTACCTTCTTACAATGTTCCGATGGGCGTATTGCTTCCCAAAGAAGTAACGGATTTGATTGTGGCAGAAAAATCGGTGTCCGTTTCCAATATCGTAAACGGATGTACGCGCTTGCAACCGGTGGTAACCCAATTGGGGCAGGCTGCCGGAATATTGGCTGCTTTGGCTGTTAAAGAAAACAGAGAACTAAGGGAGGTGACTGTGCGCGAAGTGCAGAAGGTGCTGTTGGAAAACGGTGGTTATCTGATGCCCTACATCGATTTGCCGAAGGATCATCCGCATTTCAAAGCGTTGCAGCGAATCGGAGTTTGCGGGATTCTGAAGGGAGAAGGCAGAAGTATTAATTGGGCGAATGAAACTTGGTTTAGAAAGGATGAACCTGTCGGGGTGAGTGAGTTGAGCCAGGGATTGGCCGATTTGTATCCGACGTTTAAAATGGAAGCTTCCGGGGAATATCTTTCCGTAGAAGAGACGGAGAATTTGTTGGTGGCTCTGGGGGTATTTTTGGAAAAAGAGGGAATTACGGCTGAACATATCCGGAAGGCCTGGGGAGATCTGGGACTCCGGGATTACAAGCCGAATCGCCCGGTTTCCCGGGAGGAGTTTGCCGTTTTGTTCGATCATTTTTTGACCCCTTTCGATATGATCCGTGTGGATATAAACGGGATGCCCGTGTAA
- a CDS encoding FimB/Mfa2 family fimbrial subunit produces MKRIPIYYLFIFLFFCFSCSEDMPEECIIPESTITETFFLPTSVIAFMDVYEDPFRMRTTAAVSDVVSQIRYIIYNESGDRVQEEVLTETEIESGFRVTLPAGEYRMCVLGEGRVVNYTPVGYPPVEVQAEPALGDIWVAAEQRSRAAVYHDYFFAGLSFTAGSPGVKSVVLRRITGLVQVDMKKVAPDIVLHTISIGFSVNRMYNNFHTDGRYSCSGQFTESTSPYAIFHTLRHNPETGYYEGVYFPTLPDNFDCTLIISYRQNGRVRNRRILLSDLPVKANQRTRLSLVLE; encoded by the coding sequence ATGAAACGGATACCGATATATTATCTTTTTATTTTTCTGTTTTTCTGTTTTTCTTGTTCGGAAGATATGCCTGAGGAGTGTATTATACCGGAAAGTACAATAACCGAGACGTTTTTTCTCCCTACTTCTGTCATTGCATTTATGGACGTATATGAAGACCCGTTCCGGATGAGGACGACCGCTGCCGTTTCTGATGTTGTGAGCCAGATAAGGTATATCATTTATAACGAATCCGGTGACCGTGTACAGGAGGAGGTCCTGACCGAAACTGAAATAGAATCCGGTTTCCGGGTTACTTTGCCCGCCGGTGAATACCGGATGTGTGTGCTTGGGGAAGGGCGGGTTGTAAATTATACGCCTGTCGGGTATCCGCCTGTTGAGGTACAGGCAGAACCGGCATTGGGAGATATATGGGTCGCTGCCGAACAGAGGTCCCGCGCTGCAGTATACCACGATTATTTTTTTGCCGGTCTGTCTTTCACAGCCGGTAGTCCGGGGGTAAAATCTGTTGTCCTTAGAAGAATTACGGGGTTGGTACAGGTTGATATGAAAAAGGTGGCCCCGGATATTGTCTTACATACGATTTCAATCGGTTTTTCCGTCAACCGGATGTATAATAATTTTCATACGGACGGTCGTTATAGCTGTTCCGGCCAATTTACAGAGAGTACCTCTCCTTATGCCATCTTTCATACCTTGCGGCATAATCCGGAAACAGGATATTACGAAGGTGTTTATTTCCCGACTCTCCCGGATAATTTCGATTGTACGCTTATCATCAGTTACAGGCAAAACGGACGGGTCCGCAACCGTCGTATCCTTCTGTCCGATTTACCGGTAAAAGCCAATCAAAGGACACGCCTGTCCTTGGTGTTGGAATAA
- a CDS encoding DUF5009 domain-containing protein, which yields MCADKRAYSLDALRGYAILTMILSATIAFGILPGWMYHAQVPPPDHHFDPTVYGITWVDLVFPFFLFAMGAAFPFSIGKKLAGGVSRVCLLKAALLRGGQLTFFAIYIQHLYPWTLSSPQDSRAWLISLGGFVLLFPMFMRLPFKLPEWGHRAVKAGAFLVGALILVNLSYAGGREFSFGYSNIIVLVLANMAVFGSCIYILTFGKPWVCVGVLPFVMAVFLGSTTEGSWVKVLFDYTPVPWMYHFNYLKYLFIVIPGIVAGEYLQEWMRQASSSKDNRRKCVPVCLIILTLGLIVGNLCGLYARWLLVNLCVTVLLLIFGLLLLRKGAGDYERLWKKLFYTGGYLLLLGLFFEAFEGGIRKDHSTYSYYFVTSGLAFMALLFFNIMCDYYPYRKALKFLIMAGQNPMIAYVATSLVVMPLLGLLGMTPYLELLDNNAWLGFLKGIVLTMLSAGVAVLFTRIRWFWRT from the coding sequence ATGTGTGCTGATAAGAGAGCTTATTCTTTGGATGCTTTAAGAGGCTATGCTATTTTGACGATGATACTTTCGGCAACGATTGCCTTCGGCATTTTACCCGGTTGGATGTATCATGCACAGGTTCCTCCTCCTGATCATCATTTTGATCCGACGGTATATGGAATCACATGGGTGGATTTGGTTTTTCCTTTTTTTCTGTTTGCTATGGGAGCGGCTTTCCCTTTTTCTATCGGTAAAAAACTTGCTGGAGGTGTTTCCCGGGTTTGTTTATTGAAAGCTGCTTTGCTGAGAGGGGGGCAACTTACTTTTTTTGCCATTTACATACAGCATTTATACCCCTGGACGTTGAGTTCGCCCCAGGACAGCCGGGCCTGGCTTATATCGCTGGGTGGATTTGTTTTGCTGTTTCCGATGTTTATGCGGCTCCCGTTTAAGTTGCCGGAGTGGGGACACCGTGCGGTAAAGGCCGGGGCTTTTTTGGTCGGAGCTTTGATTTTGGTGAATCTGTCTTATGCCGGAGGAAGGGAATTTTCTTTCGGATACAGCAATATTATTGTACTGGTATTGGCGAACATGGCTGTTTTCGGATCATGCATTTATATTCTGACGTTTGGGAAGCCTTGGGTATGTGTTGGCGTATTGCCTTTCGTGATGGCTGTGTTTCTCGGAAGTACGACAGAGGGTTCCTGGGTGAAGGTTTTGTTTGATTATACGCCGGTTCCCTGGATGTATCATTTTAATTATCTGAAGTATCTGTTTATTGTTATTCCGGGAATTGTAGCCGGAGAGTATTTACAGGAGTGGATGCGGCAGGCAAGCTCTTCAAAGGATAACAGAAGAAAATGTGTGCCCGTTTGTTTGATCATATTGACGCTTGGGTTGATTGTGGGTAACTTATGCGGTTTGTATGCCCGTTGGCTATTGGTAAATCTTTGTGTGACCGTTTTATTGCTGATTTTCGGATTGTTATTGTTACGGAAAGGGGCGGGTGATTATGAGCGGCTTTGGAAAAAGTTATTTTATACGGGAGGTTATCTGTTGTTGCTGGGACTTTTTTTCGAAGCTTTCGAAGGGGGAATTCGTAAGGATCATTCTACGTACAGTTATTATTTTGTGACTTCCGGTCTGGCTTTTATGGCCTTGCTTTTTTTCAATATAATGTGTGATTACTATCCGTACCGGAAGGCTTTGAAATTTTTGATTATGGCCGGACAAAATCCGATGATTGCTTATGTTGCGACGAGTCTGGTCGTTATGCCTTTGCTGGGATTACTGGGGATGACTCCTTATCTGGAGCTGTTGGACAATAACGCATGGCTGGGGTTTTTGAAGGGAATCGTTTTGACGATGCTATCTGCTGGGGTGGCTGTTTTGTTTACGCGTATCCGGTGGTTTTGGAGAACCTGA